In Oryza sativa Japonica Group chromosome 2, ASM3414082v1, the following are encoded in one genomic region:
- the LOC136355223 gene encoding vegetative cell wall protein gp1-like — MVPPPRRRPLSPVPPAIFSRPCRRVSTSAGRAVASSSIAAASSSPACPPFPAETPGATFPPSPFSFLRAGRLQPPLPPRPSAARPRRLLPRPRSRLLSLGQPSVSRGNHRRRALAGKTVALPPLYRLQSPRSPRQSVGRCRRLLPRRRHIALHPGLPSVSPERRREPLRPPHRSCSAARPSSPVHRSAAPPPPSASQPRRRPRHRFPFGRTPPVSVVVFTVHPRRLVVSRRRLRRRHRSGVFLAILASVQPLPAALVVSSPAPVVVVVILPSFPVVVAFVPPSSRSRPSSAFVQCAAAAPVVVFVLGSVSSSLVPAASRLRPRIAAEVVPSLSVSAAPVRRCRSLASSRGGL; from the exons ATGGTG ccacctccccgccgtcgtcccctctctcccgtgccgccggccatcttcagccgcccctgccgccgcgttAGCACGtcggccggccgtgccgtcgcctcctccagcatcgcagccgcctcctcttcgccggcttgccctccgtttcccgcggagacccccggagctacgttcccgccgtcgcccttctctttccttcgcgccggccgcctccagccgcctctccctcctcgcccgagcgccgcccggccgcgccgtcttctccctcggcctcgcagccgcctcctctccctcggtcagccctccgtttcgcggggaaaccACCGGAGACGCGCcctcgccggcaaaacagtggcgttgccgccactgtaccgCCTTCAGTCGCCCCGGTCGCCGCGCCAGAGCGTCGGCCGatgtcgccgtctcctccctcggcgtcgccacatcgccctccaccccggcctgccctcggtttcgccggaacgtcgccgcgaacctctccgTCCGCCTCaccggagttgttcggccgcccgtccctcctcacCCGTGCACCGGTCAgccgcacctccaccaccttcggcatcgcagccgcgacgtcgtcctcggcatcgcttccccttcggccgaacaccgccggtgtccgtcgtcgtcttcaccgttcatcctcgccggctcgtcgtctcgcggcgccgcctccgtcgtcggcatcgcagcggcgtgttcctcgccatcctcgcctccgtgcagccgctaccggctgccctcgtcgtctcctcgccggccccggtcgtcgtcgtcgtcatcctcccgtcgttcccggtcgtcgtggcgttcgtccctccgtcaagccgttctcgtccgtcgtccgcgttcgtccagtgtgccgctgcagcccccgtcgtcgtcttcgtcctcggctccgtgtcgtcaagcctcgtgccggccgcgtctcgccttcgtccaaggatcgccgccgaagtcgttccctcgctgtccgtctccgccgcgccagttcgtcgttgtcgttccctcgcctcgtcgcgtggtg gcttgtag